A stretch of Aythya fuligula isolate bAytFul2 chromosome 1, bAytFul2.pri, whole genome shotgun sequence DNA encodes these proteins:
- the ING1 gene encoding inhibitor of growth protein 1 codes for MKMLSPANGEQLHLVNYVEDYLDSIESMPFDLQRNVSLMREIDAKYQEILKDLDDYYEKFKRETDAVQKRRMLHCIQRALIRSQELGDEKIQIVSQMVELVENRTRQVDSHVELFETCQETNDTTGNSGKASQDKSKNETIAQAEKPNNKRSRRQRNNENRENASNNHDHDDITSGTPKEKKAKTSKKKKRSKAKAEREASPPDLPIDPNEPTYCLCNQVSYGEMIGCDNDECPIEWFHFSCVGLNHKPKGKWYCPKCRGENEKTMDKALEKSKKERAYNR; via the exons ATGAAAATGTTGAGTCCTGCGAACGGCGAGCAGCTGCACCTCGTGAACTATGTGGAGGATTACCTGGACTCCATCGAGTCGATGCCCTTCGATCTGCAGCGAAATGTCTCCTTGATGAGGGAAATTGACGCCAAATATCAAG AGATTCTGAAGGACCTGGATGATTACTATGAAAAATTCAAACGAGAGACAGATGCCGtgcagaagagaagaatgtTGCACTGCATACAGAGAGCGCTGATTCGGAGTCAGGAGCTGGGCGACGAGAAGATCCAAATCGTCAGTCAGATGGTAGAGCTTGTCGAGAACAgaaccaggcaagtggacagcCACGTGGAACTGTTTGAGACGTGCCAAGAGACTAATGACACCACTGGGAACAGCGGCAAAGCCAGCCAAGATAAGTCAAAGAACGAGACAATCGCCCAGGCTGAGAAGCCCAACAATAAGAGGTCAAGGCGGCAAAGGAATAATGAGAATCGAGAAAATGCTTCAAATAATCATGATCACGATGACATCACCTCAGGAACtccaaaggagaagaaagcaaaaacatccAAGAAGAAGAAGCGATCCAAGGCTAAGGCGGAGAGGGAAGCTTCTCCTCCAGACCTTCCTATTGATCCTAATGAGCCAACATACTGCTTATGCAACCAAGTCTCCTATGGAGAAATGATAGGATGCGATAATGACGAGTGCCCCATCGAGTGGTTTCACTTTTCCTGTGTGGGACTCAACCATAAACCAAAGGGCAAATGGTACTGCCCCAAATGTCgaggagaaaatgagaaaactatGGACAAGGCATTGGAGAAGTCTAAAAAAGAAAGGGCCTACAACAGGTAG